The proteins below are encoded in one region of Cohaesibacter intestini:
- a CDS encoding Do family serine endopeptidase encodes MKTIFKKVPVKATMLASALSLGVVAGATVPTLMTGQPAANAEPVQVTTPARPLDFTAVVKAVKPAVVSVQVKTQISTPEGNKFGIPGFPEFRDLPKDHPFNRFFRRFGEEQEGNGEKRKPRPRFGQSQGSGFFISDDGLVVTNHHVIDKGSEFTLVMDDGSELEADLLGSDERSDLALLRVKNPDRKFDYVRFAEELPDVGEWVLAVGNPFGLGGTVTAGIVSAHGRDINARNYESFIQIDAAVNKGNSGGPTFNLKGEVIGVNTAIFSPSGGNVGIAFAIPAEVAKDVVADLKNGGKVKRGWLGVHIQNVSEDIADSLGLAEAAGAMVTHTDETAPAYKAGVQIGDVILAVDDVPVKNTRELARAIGRAEPESDVELTIWREDQEIKLKVHLGLFPDQVSNDTDEQTQPQQPAAPAEVEEFGLELQASPDGDGVAILSVDSNSIAAEKGLAEGDVIQSVAGKKVATIGDVRKQLSDAKSGNRKTILMRVKTKNGVRFVALPLKGN; translated from the coding sequence ATGAAGACGATTTTTAAGAAAGTACCAGTGAAAGCAACCATGCTGGCGTCCGCCCTGTCTTTGGGTGTTGTTGCCGGTGCAACCGTGCCAACGCTGATGACCGGACAGCCCGCCGCCAATGCGGAGCCCGTTCAAGTCACCACACCTGCCCGACCTTTGGACTTCACCGCAGTTGTGAAAGCTGTGAAGCCTGCGGTGGTTTCGGTTCAGGTCAAAACCCAGATTTCCACGCCTGAAGGCAACAAGTTCGGCATTCCCGGTTTTCCTGAATTCCGTGACCTGCCAAAGGATCACCCGTTCAACCGTTTCTTCCGTCGCTTTGGCGAAGAGCAGGAGGGGAATGGCGAGAAGCGCAAGCCGCGCCCACGGTTTGGCCAGTCTCAGGGCTCCGGTTTCTTCATTTCCGATGACGGGCTGGTGGTCACCAACCATCACGTGATTGACAAAGGCAGCGAATTTACGCTGGTCATGGATGATGGCTCTGAGCTGGAAGCCGATTTGCTTGGGTCCGACGAACGCTCCGATCTTGCTTTGCTTAGGGTAAAGAATCCGGACCGCAAGTTTGATTATGTGAGATTTGCCGAAGAACTGCCTGATGTTGGGGAATGGGTTCTCGCCGTTGGCAACCCGTTCGGTCTGGGTGGCACTGTTACAGCCGGTATCGTTTCGGCCCACGGTCGCGATATCAATGCCCGCAACTATGAGAGCTTCATTCAGATCGATGCTGCGGTCAACAAAGGCAATTCCGGTGGCCCGACCTTCAACCTGAAGGGCGAGGTAATCGGGGTGAACACCGCCATCTTCTCACCGTCTGGCGGCAATGTCGGTATCGCATTTGCCATCCCGGCGGAAGTTGCCAAGGATGTTGTCGCGGACCTGAAAAATGGTGGCAAGGTGAAGCGCGGCTGGCTTGGGGTGCATATCCAGAATGTCTCCGAAGACATTGCCGACAGCCTTGGTCTGGCCGAAGCCGCAGGTGCAATGGTTACCCACACCGATGAAACCGCACCTGCCTACAAAGCAGGTGTCCAGATTGGTGACGTCATCCTTGCCGTCGATGATGTGCCGGTGAAAAATACCCGCGAGCTTGCCCGTGCCATTGGTCGTGCAGAGCCTGAATCCGACGTGGAACTGACTATCTGGCGCGAAGATCAAGAGATCAAGTTGAAGGTCCATTTGGGGTTGTTCCCGGATCAGGTCAGCAACGACACCGATGAGCAGACCCAGCCACAACAACCAGCAGCCCCGGCTGAAGTTGAAGAATTCGGTCTCGAGTTGCAGGCAAGCCCGGATGGCGATGGGGTTGCCATTCTGAGCGTTGATTCGAACAGCATTGCGGCAGAGAAAGGTCTGGCAGAAGGGGATGTGATTCAGTCTGTTGCTGGCAAGAAGGTGGCAACCATCGGTGATGTGCGCAAGCAATTGTCCGACGCCAAGAGCGGCAACCGCAAAACCATCCTGATGCGGGTGAAAACCAAAAATGGTGTTCGTTTCGTCGCCCTGCCGTTGAAAGGCAACTAA
- a CDS encoding bifunctional [glutamine synthetase] adenylyltransferase/[glutamine synthetase]-adenylyl-L-tyrosine phosphorylase, which translates to MAQEEQTGGLIDPFWLKATALPLMGEADAAFERLLDSRKSLLARDATAEEQIASLDAAMRVPNLKAMLAATCENSPYLRELMAKDAARLSSILSECPTARMARLVQQSIEEPQASQADIMRHLRLIKQDAALTIGLADLAGLWSVNQVTNALTDIADATLRGALRFVLSEFHRRGKLKLPYPEDPERDCSYVALAMGKHGAGELNYSSDIDLIIIYDGDKAPCDDPMEMSSIFVRLTKQLVKIMQDRTAEGYVFRTDLRLRPDPGATPPAVSLLAALQYYESMGQNWERAALIKARACAGDIAVGEGFLQEIVPFIWRKYFDYAALADVHSIKRQIHAHKGHDTIAIKGHNVKLGRGGIREIEFFVQTQQLIAGGRNPALRGRETIPMLSELVKLSWIEPEARDALTKAYAFLRKVEHCIQMQRDEQTQNLPQSDEGIAEIGRMMGYPDADQFKKDLRGWLECVQSHYVELFREEHELGAEGGGNLVFTGEDDDPETLDTLSRMGFQNPREVTAAIRSWHFGRYPATRSTKARERLTEFTPDLLKALSNTDNADAAFLSFNEFLAALPSGVQVFSLLRNNPQLLEILTIILGTSPRLAATVGRRPRVIDALLDPAFFGDMLERDNLESQLDRMLKEATHYEEALDGARIFGQEQLFLIGVRILMGAISASQAGAAYAMLAGVIIRKMLDFSQKELERRHGRIPGGRVAVLAMGKLGGREMTAGSDLDLMLLYDHDEGAAFSDGEKPLAPSQYFARLTQRLITALSAPTAEGELYEVDFRLRPSGNSGPLATSLKSFKSYHAKDAWTWEHMALTRARVVAGDKAFSQVVRDEVVGILTQPRDEAAIRKDIAQMRGRIESEKGTSDLWNIKQVAGGLVDVEFIAQCYQLIHAHTHPAVLHANTAETLRLCVDEGLIDVGDADTLVPAIRLYHDLTQIVRVCFAEQFDPDTATKAFRQALVRVSFEPDMPRLEERMRDCQTAVRACFEKLVGSVKS; encoded by the coding sequence ATGGCTCAAGAGGAACAAACTGGTGGCCTGATCGATCCATTCTGGCTGAAGGCGACAGCTCTGCCGTTGATGGGAGAGGCTGACGCAGCCTTCGAGCGCCTGCTTGACAGCCGCAAGAGCTTGTTGGCGCGGGATGCGACAGCAGAAGAACAGATTGCATCCCTTGATGCAGCGATGCGTGTTCCCAATCTCAAAGCCATGTTGGCTGCCACCTGCGAAAACTCTCCCTATTTGCGTGAATTGATGGCAAAGGACGCAGCGCGCTTGTCGTCCATTCTCAGTGAATGCCCAACCGCACGCATGGCACGGTTGGTGCAGCAGTCCATTGAGGAGCCGCAAGCCTCTCAGGCTGACATCATGCGCCATCTGCGTCTGATCAAACAGGATGCCGCGCTGACCATCGGCCTCGCTGATCTGGCTGGCCTGTGGTCCGTCAATCAGGTGACCAACGCTCTGACCGACATAGCCGACGCTACCCTGCGCGGGGCTCTGCGGTTCGTGCTGAGTGAGTTTCATCGCCGTGGCAAGCTGAAACTGCCATATCCAGAAGATCCCGAGCGCGATTGCAGCTACGTGGCGTTGGCCATGGGCAAGCATGGGGCAGGGGAACTGAATTATTCCTCCGACATCGATCTGATCATCATCTATGACGGCGACAAGGCCCCGTGTGATGATCCGATGGAGATGAGCAGCATCTTCGTCCGCCTGACCAAGCAACTGGTCAAGATCATGCAGGACCGGACCGCTGAAGGCTATGTCTTTCGTACTGACTTGCGTTTGCGTCCCGATCCGGGCGCAACCCCGCCAGCAGTCTCTTTGCTGGCTGCCCTGCAATATTACGAAAGCATGGGGCAGAATTGGGAACGTGCCGCCCTGATCAAGGCGCGTGCCTGTGCCGGGGATATTGCTGTCGGAGAAGGTTTCCTGCAAGAGATCGTCCCATTCATCTGGCGCAAATATTTCGATTATGCAGCGCTTGCCGATGTCCACTCGATCAAGCGCCAGATCCATGCCCACAAGGGCCATGACACCATCGCCATCAAGGGGCACAATGTGAAACTTGGGCGTGGTGGCATCCGCGAAATCGAGTTCTTCGTTCAGACACAGCAGCTTATTGCGGGCGGCCGGAATCCTGCGCTGCGTGGGCGGGAAACCATTCCCATGCTAAGCGAGCTTGTCAAACTCAGCTGGATCGAGCCTGAGGCCCGCGATGCCCTCACGAAAGCCTATGCCTTTCTGCGCAAAGTCGAGCATTGCATCCAGATGCAGCGCGACGAGCAGACCCAGAATTTGCCGCAAAGCGACGAAGGGATTGCAGAGATTGGTCGGATGATGGGCTATCCTGATGCCGATCAGTTTAAAAAGGACCTGCGAGGCTGGCTGGAATGTGTTCAAAGCCATTATGTTGAGCTGTTCCGAGAAGAGCATGAACTGGGGGCGGAAGGCGGCGGCAATCTGGTCTTCACCGGCGAGGATGACGATCCCGAAACGTTGGACACCCTGTCCCGCATGGGCTTTCAGAATCCCAGAGAAGTTACAGCTGCCATTCGCAGTTGGCATTTTGGCCGCTATCCCGCGACCCGGTCGACCAAGGCCCGGGAGCGCCTGACCGAGTTCACCCCTGATCTCCTGAAGGCACTGAGCAACACCGACAATGCCGATGCCGCTTTCCTGTCCTTTAACGAGTTTCTGGCCGCACTGCCATCCGGGGTGCAGGTTTTCTCATTGTTGCGCAACAATCCGCAGCTTTTGGAAATCCTCACCATCATTCTTGGCACCTCGCCGCGCTTGGCCGCAACGGTGGGACGCCGCCCACGGGTGATTGATGCCTTGCTGGATCCGGCTTTCTTTGGCGATATGCTGGAGCGGGACAATCTGGAATCCCAGCTGGACCGAATGCTGAAAGAAGCCACTCACTATGAGGAAGCTCTGGATGGTGCGCGTATCTTCGGCCAAGAGCAACTGTTCCTGATTGGTGTGCGCATTCTGATGGGGGCGATTTCGGCCTCACAGGCCGGTGCAGCCTATGCGATGCTGGCTGGTGTGATCATTCGCAAGATGCTCGATTTCAGCCAGAAAGAGCTGGAGCGTCGTCATGGACGCATTCCCGGCGGTCGGGTTGCTGTCTTGGCAATGGGCAAGCTTGGGGGGCGCGAAATGACGGCTGGCTCCGATCTTGATTTGATGCTTCTGTATGATCATGACGAAGGCGCCGCCTTTTCCGACGGTGAAAAACCGCTCGCCCCATCGCAGTATTTCGCCCGCCTCACTCAGAGACTGATCACGGCCCTGTCTGCACCTACAGCGGAAGGGGAACTGTATGAAGTGGATTTCCGGTTGAGGCCGTCAGGCAATTCGGGGCCGTTGGCAACGTCGCTCAAATCCTTTAAATCCTATCACGCTAAGGACGCCTGGACGTGGGAGCATATGGCATTGACCCGCGCGCGCGTGGTGGCGGGCGACAAGGCCTTTTCTCAAGTGGTGCGCGATGAAGTGGTGGGTATCCTGACCCAGCCGCGCGACGAAGCCGCCATCCGCAAGGATATTGCCCAAATGCGGGGCCGTATTGAAAGCGAAAAAGGCACCTCAGATCTCTGGAACATCAAGCAAGTGGCTGGCGGTCTGGTGGATGTCGAGTTCATCGCGCAATGTTATCAGCTGATCCACGCCCATACCCATCCGGCGGTCCTTCATGCCAACACAGCCGAAACCCTGCGCCTTTGCGTTGATGAAGGACTGATCGATGTGGGGGACGCAGATACACTTGTTCCAGCCATTCGGCTGTATCACGATTTGACGCAGATCGTTCGGGTTTGCTTTGCGGAACAGTTTGATCCAGACACAGCAACCAAAGCCTTCAGGCAAGCGCTGGTTCGTGTTTCTTTCGAGCCTGACATGCCGAGGCTGGAAGAGCGGATGCGTGATTGTCAGACTGCCGTCAGGGCCTGCTTTGAAAAACTGGTGGGTTCCGTCAAAAGCTAA
- a CDS encoding cytochrome c-type biogenesis protein, giving the protein MKPLSLLSALRSVMLALAMVSGLAIGMAPAYAVNPDEILDDPVLEERARHISAGLRCLVCQNQSIDDSDAPLARDLRILVRERLVAGDSDAEAREFLVSRYGEFVLLKPTFSAKNVILWAFGPLVLLFGLFAIHRLYRNNKQVAQTSAAKGSDQLSEAEQTKLKKILSE; this is encoded by the coding sequence ATGAAACCTCTCAGTCTCCTTTCAGCTCTTCGGTCCGTGATGCTCGCTTTAGCGATGGTTTCGGGGTTGGCGATCGGTATGGCGCCCGCCTACGCGGTCAATCCAGATGAAATACTCGATGATCCTGTGCTTGAAGAACGAGCTCGCCACATTTCTGCGGGATTGCGTTGTCTTGTTTGTCAAAACCAGTCAATCGACGATTCCGATGCCCCTTTGGCAAGAGATCTGCGCATTCTTGTGCGCGAGCGATTGGTTGCTGGCGACAGTGACGCAGAAGCGAGGGAGTTTCTGGTTAGTCGCTACGGTGAGTTCGTTCTGCTCAAGCCGACATTCTCTGCAAAAAATGTCATTCTCTGGGCTTTCGGACCGCTGGTTCTACTGTTTGGCTTGTTTGCAATTCATCGCCTTTATCGCAACAACAAACAGGTGGCTCAGACTTCAGCAGCCAAAGGTAGTGATCAGCTGAGTGAAGCTGAGCAGACGAAGCTCAAGAAAATTTTATCAGAATAG
- a CDS encoding response regulator transcription factor, with protein sequence MRILIIEDDIEAASYLIKGLKEAGHVCDHAADGDQGYAHAAKGGYDILIIDRMLPKRDGLSIIEQRRTEGDETPVLILSALGEVDDRVTGLRAGGDDYLTKPYAFSELLARIEVMARRRSPGEVETMYRLSDLELDRLSHTVKRSGQTILLQPREFRLLEYLMKNAGQVVTRTMLLENVWDYHFDPQTNVIDVHISRLRAKIDKGFEPALLQTVRGSGYSLREPD encoded by the coding sequence ATGCGCATTCTGATCATTGAAGATGACATTGAAGCTGCGAGCTACCTGATCAAGGGACTCAAGGAAGCGGGTCACGTCTGTGATCATGCCGCAGATGGTGATCAGGGCTATGCGCATGCAGCCAAGGGCGGGTATGATATTCTGATCATTGACCGTATGCTGCCTAAGCGTGATGGTCTTTCCATCATTGAACAGCGGCGCACGGAAGGCGACGAAACGCCAGTTCTGATCCTCTCCGCCCTAGGAGAAGTCGATGACCGGGTAACCGGCTTGAGAGCCGGAGGGGACGATTACCTCACCAAACCCTATGCCTTCTCGGAGTTGCTTGCCCGTATTGAGGTGATGGCCCGTCGGCGCAGCCCCGGTGAAGTCGAGACCATGTATCGCCTTTCCGATCTGGAATTGGATCGCTTGTCCCACACAGTGAAGAGGTCCGGCCAGACAATCCTGTTACAGCCGCGCGAATTCCGCCTGCTCGAATATCTGATGAAAAATGCAGGTCAGGTTGTTACCCGCACCATGCTGCTGGAAAATGTTTGGGACTATCATTTCGACCCGCAGACCAACGTCATTGACGTTCACATTTCCCGTTTGCGGGCCAAGATTGACAAGGGGTTTGAACCTGCATTGCTGCAAACCGTGCGTGGCTCCGGCTATAGCCTGCGCGAGCCTGATTGA
- a CDS encoding HAMP domain-containing sensor histidine kinase has protein sequence MRTTAFKLSAIYLIIFTIFAVFLIVYIAINTQILMTRQLNSAVELEVRGLVEQYRSGGLPHLVQVIEERSRRPGASLYLVTDFRGHFVAGNVSTLPKWVLDERGAIQQTVPYQRLGETTRKEYNAVVSVYEIFGGYRLLVGRDVGEREIFRKVVEQAFIVSAILMILLALLAWIFVSRKVLKRIDVIAEASHHIMEGQLDERLPVTQAGDEFDRLSESLNIMLSRIEGLMHGLKEVSDNIAHDLKTPLTRLRNRVELTLSSDDADSETYRAALEQTLEESESLIRTFDALLRIARVEAKSTQIEKVSLDIGAIAADMAELYEPVAEDEGAELTWDAGPGFEIEANRELVSQAIANLIDNALKYAVRHAVERRGLAADDHDKLPDMARIHVSISRKGDIPKDRAVDNRPILLTVADNGPGIAKEDRVRVLQRFVRLDKSRNQPGSGLGLSLVNAVATLHDATIILGDNEPGLIFTIQFPPLDTRDDDEMEQTQESE, from the coding sequence ATGCGAACGACAGCTTTCAAGCTGTCCGCAATCTACTTGATCATCTTCACGATCTTTGCCGTCTTTCTCATCGTCTATATCGCCATCAACACCCAGATTTTAATGACCCGGCAACTCAACTCGGCGGTTGAACTTGAGGTGAGGGGGCTGGTCGAGCAATATCGCTCCGGCGGTTTGCCGCACTTGGTGCAGGTCATCGAGGAACGATCCCGGCGGCCGGGCGCAAGCCTCTATCTGGTTACCGATTTTCGTGGCCACTTTGTAGCGGGCAACGTCTCGACCCTGCCCAAATGGGTTCTGGATGAGCGCGGTGCGATCCAACAAACGGTACCCTATCAGCGCTTGGGGGAAACCACGCGCAAGGAATACAACGCCGTTGTCAGCGTCTATGAGATTTTTGGCGGCTACCGTTTGCTGGTTGGGCGCGACGTGGGCGAGCGCGAAATCTTCCGCAAGGTGGTCGAGCAAGCCTTCATCGTCTCGGCGATCCTGATGATCCTGCTCGCCCTGCTGGCTTGGATATTCGTGTCCCGCAAGGTGCTCAAGCGGATTGATGTGATCGCCGAAGCTTCCCACCACATCATGGAAGGCCAATTGGACGAGCGCCTGCCTGTGACACAGGCAGGTGATGAATTTGACCGGTTGTCCGAGAGTCTCAACATCATGTTGTCGCGCATTGAAGGCTTGATGCATGGCTTGAAGGAAGTCTCTGACAATATCGCCCACGATCTGAAGACGCCCTTGACCCGCTTGCGCAACCGGGTTGAACTGACTTTGTCGTCTGATGACGCTGATAGCGAGACTTATCGCGCTGCGTTGGAGCAAACGCTCGAAGAGTCCGAGAGTCTCATCCGCACCTTTGATGCCTTGTTGCGGATTGCCCGTGTCGAAGCCAAATCCACCCAAATCGAAAAGGTATCTCTTGATATCGGCGCCATCGCCGCCGACATGGCCGAACTATATGAGCCTGTGGCAGAGGATGAAGGGGCCGAACTCACCTGGGATGCCGGACCGGGCTTTGAGATTGAGGCCAATCGAGAACTGGTCAGTCAAGCCATCGCCAATCTTATCGACAATGCGCTGAAATACGCCGTTCGTCATGCCGTTGAACGGCGCGGTCTCGCTGCGGATGATCACGACAAGCTACCGGATATGGCCCGCATTCATGTCTCCATAAGCCGCAAGGGAGACATTCCCAAAGACAGAGCCGTTGACAATCGGCCAATCCTTCTAACTGTTGCAGATAACGGTCCTGGCATCGCCAAGGAAGACCGGGTGCGGGTGTTGCAGCGCTTCGTGCGGTTGGATAAGAGCCGCAACCAGCCCGGCTCGGGTCTTGGTCTCAGTCTCGTCAATGCAGTCGCAACCTTGCATGATGCGACCATCATCTTGGGTGATAACGAGCCGGGGCTGATCTTTACGATCCAGTTCCCGCCTTTGGACACAAGAGATGATGACGAGATGGAGCAGACGCAGGAATCAGAATAA
- a CDS encoding bifunctional alpha/beta hydrolase/OsmC family protein, whose translation MIRKENSTQRVTFEGSLGDVLQARLELPTGPIRATAIFAHCFTCSKDIFAAKQIATQLASKGYAVFRFDFTGLGASKGDFADTNFSSNMEDLLRAAATLREAIEGPSLLVGHSLGGAAVLAVASQIPEVKAVATIGAPSDVQHIEHAFGCHIDDIRDHGEAKVSLAGRPFTIKKQFLEDLKAHKLIDQIASMKKALMVLHSPIDETVGIDNASEIFMAAKHPKSFVSLDHADHLITDKDDAVYVANVISAWASRFVDGGHAPQKEVPLGALVAETGLGKFQNYVQVGHHTLLADEPKDVGGLDTGPTPYDFLATALGACTTMTLRMYADFKKLPVSHIATEVIHNKVHGSDCAECSAGDIEKKSNKKGKIDRFERRVTVEGDLSDKDRQSLLRIADQCPVHQTMEHGCVVVTSLMD comes from the coding sequence ATGATCAGGAAAGAAAACTCGACACAGAGAGTAACCTTCGAAGGGTCGTTGGGCGATGTCCTGCAGGCCCGTTTGGAATTGCCGACAGGCCCGATCCGGGCCACCGCCATTTTCGCCCATTGCTTCACCTGCTCGAAAGACATTTTCGCCGCCAAACAGATTGCCACCCAGTTGGCGAGCAAGGGCTATGCTGTATTTCGTTTTGACTTCACAGGTCTTGGCGCATCGAAAGGTGACTTTGCCGACACCAACTTCTCTTCCAATATGGAAGACCTGTTGCGAGCTGCGGCAACCCTGCGTGAAGCAATTGAGGGGCCGAGCCTGTTGGTTGGCCATTCCCTCGGTGGGGCCGCAGTCCTTGCGGTTGCTTCGCAAATTCCCGAAGTAAAAGCTGTCGCCACCATCGGTGCCCCGTCTGATGTTCAGCATATCGAGCATGCCTTTGGCTGCCACATCGACGACATTCGTGATCATGGCGAAGCAAAAGTTTCTCTTGCTGGCCGTCCCTTCACGATCAAGAAACAGTTTTTGGAAGATCTGAAGGCGCATAAGCTTATCGACCAGATCGCCAGCATGAAAAAAGCTCTGATGGTGCTTCATTCCCCTATCGACGAGACCGTGGGCATCGACAATGCGTCTGAAATCTTCATGGCTGCCAAACATCCCAAGAGTTTTGTCTCCCTGGACCATGCTGATCACCTGATCACTGACAAGGATGACGCAGTCTATGTGGCCAATGTAATTTCCGCTTGGGCATCGCGCTTCGTTGATGGGGGCCATGCGCCGCAAAAAGAAGTGCCACTGGGTGCTTTGGTGGCTGAGACCGGATTGGGAAAGTTTCAGAACTATGTGCAGGTCGGACATCACACCCTGCTGGCAGACGAACCCAAGGATGTTGGTGGCCTCGACACTGGTCCAACGCCTTATGACTTTCTCGCCACTGCGCTAGGAGCTTGCACCACCATGACTTTGCGCATGTATGCGGACTTCAAAAAACTCCCTGTCAGTCACATTGCAACCGAGGTGATTCACAACAAGGTCCACGGGTCAGATTGCGCAGAATGCAGTGCGGGCGATATCGAAAAGAAATCCAACAAAAAGGGCAAGATAGATCGCTTCGAACGACGGGTAACAGTAGAAGGTGACCTTAGCGACAAGGACCGGCAATCCTTACTCCGCATCGCAGATCAGTGTCCCGTGCACCAGACCATGGAGCATGGCTGTGTGGTCGTCACCAGCTTGATGGACTAA
- a CDS encoding Hsp70 family protein gives MSKYAYCGLDFGTSNSTLGLVVDGKPKLVALEAGDVTLPSALFFDFEDHKVHFGRDAISTYMEGGEGRLMRALKSILGTSTIHEATMIGPERKPFTAVLALFLQHMKKQAEQAAGQELSHVVMGRPVHFVDYDDAADKEAEDTLRAIAAEVGFKHIEFQYEPVAAARDFQQTNNREELAMIIDIGGGTSDFTILKVSPDETRRTGKPSDTILANAGIHVGGTDFDRWLSLSRLMPLLGYQSPMIKEGRLMPVGYYHDLATWQRINFLYDHKTFSDLRVLRREAKEPTLIERLLKILELREGHRIALGVEAAKVALSDQMETELPLDFIEAGLKALMSRDDLVEALNDGTDRVKKVISEAIASAQIKADDVSVVFLTGGSTKVPFIRNSLTAMVPKARIIDGDAFGSVGVGLALEAHQRFA, from the coding sequence ATGTCAAAGTACGCTTATTGTGGACTGGACTTCGGCACATCGAATTCAACGTTGGGGCTCGTTGTCGATGGCAAACCAAAGCTCGTTGCGCTGGAAGCCGGAGACGTGACGCTGCCCTCTGCCTTGTTCTTCGATTTTGAAGATCATAAGGTGCACTTTGGCCGTGATGCGATTTCCACTTATATGGAAGGCGGCGAGGGCCGCTTGATGCGGGCGCTGAAGTCGATCCTCGGCACCTCCACGATCCATGAAGCAACCATGATCGGTCCGGAGCGCAAGCCCTTCACCGCAGTGCTTGCACTGTTTCTTCAGCATATGAAAAAGCAGGCGGAACAAGCCGCAGGTCAGGAGCTGAGCCATGTGGTGATGGGAAGACCCGTTCATTTCGTGGATTATGACGACGCCGCTGACAAGGAAGCCGAAGACACTTTGCGTGCCATTGCCGCGGAGGTTGGTTTCAAGCATATCGAATTTCAATATGAGCCGGTTGCTGCCGCGCGGGACTTCCAACAAACCAACAATCGTGAAGAATTGGCGATGATCATCGATATCGGCGGCGGCACTTCTGACTTCACAATCCTGAAAGTATCCCCGGACGAAACGAGGCGGACCGGCAAGCCATCCGATACAATTCTGGCCAATGCCGGCATTCATGTCGGAGGGACCGACTTTGATCGATGGCTTTCCCTTTCGCGCCTGATGCCTTTGCTGGGCTATCAAAGTCCGATGATCAAGGAAGGACGGTTGATGCCAGTCGGCTATTATCACGATCTGGCTACCTGGCAACGGATCAACTTCCTTTATGATCACAAGACCTTCAGCGACTTGCGTGTCTTGCGCAGAGAGGCAAAGGAACCAACCTTGATCGAACGCCTTTTGAAGATACTAGAGTTGCGTGAAGGCCATAGGATCGCACTGGGTGTTGAAGCAGCCAAGGTGGCACTGTCTGATCAAATGGAAACGGAGTTGCCCCTTGACTTCATCGAAGCCGGTCTGAAAGCACTGATGTCCCGCGATGATCTGGTCGAAGCGTTGAACGATGGCACCGACAGAGTGAAAAAGGTCATTTCGGAAGCCATCGCAAGCGCTCAGATCAAGGCTGACGATGTGTCGGTAGTCTTTCTCACAGGCGGCTCTACCAAGGTTCCTTTCATCCGCAACAGTCTAACCGCGATGGTGCCCAAAGCCCGGATCATTGATGGTGATGCGTTTGGCTCAGTCGGCGTCGGGTTGGCGCTCGAGGCGCATCAACGCTTTGCTTGA